From a single Apium graveolens cultivar Ventura chromosome 2, ASM990537v1, whole genome shotgun sequence genomic region:
- the LOC141707974 gene encoding serine/threonine-protein phosphatase PP-X isozyme 2-like, with product MSSSSWSDLDRQIEQLKKCEALSESEVKSLCLKAMEILVEESNVQRVDAPVTICGDIHGQFYDLKELFKVGGDFPKTNYLFLGDFVDRGFYSVETFLLLLALKVRYPDRITLIRGNHESRQITQVYGFYDECLRKYGSANVWRYCTDVFDYLSLSALIENKIFSVHGGLSPSISTLDQIHTIFRKQEVPHDGAMCELLWSDPEDTVEGWGLSPRGAGFLFGGSVVNAFNHSNNIDYICRAHQLVMEGFKWMFNNQIVTVWSAPNYCYRCGNVAAILELDENLNKQFRVFEAASQESRGAPVRKPPPDYFL from the exons ATGTCGTCGTCTTCGTGGTCAGACCTAGACAGGCAAATAGAGCAACTCAAAAAGTGCGAGGCTTTAAGTGAGTCTGAGGTCAAGTCTCTTTGTCTCAAAGCCATGGAAATTCTTGTTGAAGAAAGCAATGTTCAGAGGGTCGATGCCCCCGTCACt ATCTGCGGTGACATTCATGGGCAATTTTATGACTTGAAAGAGCTTTTTAAAGTTGGAGGTGATTTCCCAAAGACCAATTATTTATTTCTGGGAGATTTTGTTGACAGAGGGTTTTATTCAGTGGAGACATTTCTACTTCTGCTTGCACTCAAG GTCAGATATCCGGATCGAATAACACTTATTAGGGGAAATCATGAGAGCCGGCAAATCACCCAG GTATATGGATTTTATGATGAGTGCCTCAGGAAGTATGGCTCCGCCAATGTTTGGAGATATTGCACAgatgtatttgattatttaag TCTTTCAGCCTTAATTGAAAACAAGATATTTTCCGTTCACGGAGGTCTATCTCCTTCTATTTCCACATTAGACCAG ATACACACCATCTTCAGAAAGCAAGAAGTACCCCATGATGGTGCCATGTGCGAGCTACTATGGTCTGATCCAGAAGACACTGTGGAGGGTTGGGGTTTGAGTCCTCGTGGCGCTGGTTTTCTCTTTGGTGGCAGTGTTGTTAATGCTTTCAATCATTCAAATAACATTGACTACATATGCCGTGCCCATCAATTGGTTATGGAAGGTTTTAAATGGATGTTCAATAACCAGATCGTTACTGTCTGGTCAGCTCCAAATTACTGCTATAG ATGTGGTAATGTAGCTGCCATTCTTGAGCTTGATGAGAATCTTAATAAGCAATTCCGTGTTTTTGAAGCAGCATCACAG GAATCAAGAGGAGCTCCTGTAAGAAAGCCACCACCTGATTACTTTTTGTGA